One genomic segment of Stigmatopora argus isolate UIUO_Sarg chromosome 18, RoL_Sarg_1.0, whole genome shotgun sequence includes these proteins:
- the gpam gene encoding glycerol-3-phosphate acyltransferase 1, mitochondrial isoform X2 — MEVSDGLLLQVNNGEQWCNQWKRPNDDSDRSTSPSVLRCMAATWKEGLLNRKRPFVGRCCHSCTPQSWEKLFNPSIPSLGLRNVIYINETHTRQRGWLARQLSYVLFVMERDVHKDMFPRNVVENVLNSNSVESAILSVASDDVVCERSRSVRKVKQKARRFLQQMVASVSPAFIRLTGWVLLRLFNGFFWSIQIHKGQLEMVKKAAVEHNVPMVFLPVHKSHIDYLLITLILFCHNIKAPHIAAGNNLSIPILSTLIRKLGGFFIRRKMEESGDGKKDVLYRSLLYAYTEELLRQRQFLEIYLEGTRSRSGKASTARAGMLSIVVDALATASVGDVLVVPVGISYDRIIEGNYNSEQLGKPKENESLWGIACGVFRMLRKNYGCVRVDFNQPFSLKEYLDSQRNRHIAPPLSLEHTLMPTIIDAQPDAQPFEHQDEGQQNRELPEDLCRRQLINNLAKHVLFTANKSSAIMSTHIVACLLLYRHRQGVALSKLVEDFFNMKEEVLSRDFDLGFSGNSEDVVMRALHLLENCIAVTSGANRNGEFTIAPNQTVPALFELNFYSNGLFHVFIADAVVACSILSLQREQTTESESAQQDLSTLFASFPISQEKLIRKAAGLSHFLVNEVAVASPCQTVYQVFHDAVTRLIQYGVLYVAEEDQEELSPSPTEEPWPKKFPEPLSWRSDEEDEDSDFGEEQRDRYLKVSLSEEHQEFFVFLQRLLSPVMEAYSGAAIFVHSLSQPMAEHEYTQRLFRYLLTRTERGIAAYGESATHYLVKNTVRTFKDLGVLKERRENHVNTLQLSATFLPQANRNKLLQYILGFTLL; from the exons ATGGAGGTGTCAGACGGCTTGCTGCTCCAGGTCAACAATGGCGAGCAGTGGTGTAACCAATGGAAGCGGCCGAACGACGATTCT GACCGTAGCACCAGTCCGTCCGTCCTGCGTTGCATGGCCGCCACGTGGAAGGAGGGTCTCCTCAACAGGAAGAGGCCATTCGTAGGCCGCTGCTGCCATTCGTGCACGCCGCAGAGCTGG GAGAAGTTGTTCAATCCTAGTATTCCTTCGCTGGGTTTACGTAATGTCATCTACATCAATGAGACCCACACCAG GCAGCGTGGCTGGTTGGCCCGGCAGCTGAGCTACGTCCTTTTTGTCATGGAACGAGACGTGCACAAGGACATGTTCCCCCGGAATGTGGTTGAGAACGTGCTCAACAGCAACAG TGTGGAGAGCGCCATATTGAGCGTGGCGTCCGACGACGTTGTTTGCGAGCGCAGCAGGTCTGTCAGGAAGGTCAAGCAAAAAGCACGACGCTTCCTCCAGCAGATGGTGGCCAGCGTTTCGCCAGCTTTCATCAG GCTAACAGGCTGGGTTCTCCTGAGGCTCTTCAATGGTTTCTTCTGGAGCATTCAGATCCACAAGGGTCAGCTGGAAATGGTCAAGAAGGCAGCAGTAGAG CACAACGTTCCCATGGTCTTCCTGCCTGTTCACAAGTCGCACATCGACTACCTTCTCATCACTCTGATTCTCTTTTGCCACAACATCAAAGCACCGCACATCGCCGCCGGCAACAACCTCAGCATTCCCATCCTCAG CACCCTGATCCGGAAATTGGGAGGATTCTTCATACGGCGGAAAATGGAGGAGTCCGGGGATGGAAAGAAAGATGTTTTGTACAGATCGCTCTTGTACGCT TACACAGAGGAGCTTTTGCGTCAGCGACAGTTCTTGGAAATCTACCTGGAGGGCACACGCTCCCGTAGCGGCAAAGCGTCCACGGCGCGCGCCGGCATGCTGTCCATCGTGGTGGACGCCCTGGCCACCGCTTCCGTCGGCGACGTGCTGGTGGTGCCGGTGGGCATCTCGTACGACCGCATCATTGAGGGAAACTACAACAGCGAGCAGCTG GGCAAACCCAAGGAGAACGAGAGCTTGTGGGGGATCGCGTGCGGCGTTTTCAGGATGCTGAGGAAGAACTACGGCTGTGTTCGCGTGGACTTCAACCAGCCGTTTTCCTTGAAG GAGTACCTGGACAGTCAGAGAAACCGTCACATTGCGCCGCCGTTGTCTCTTGAGCACACGTTGATGCCCACCATCATAGATGCTCA GCCCGACGCTCAGCCGTTTGAGCATCAGGACGAGGGCCAGCAGAACCGAGAGCTCCCCGAAGATCTGTGTCGACGACAGCTGATTAACAACCTCGCCAAGCACGTTCTTTTCA CTGCTAACAAGTCATCCGCCATCATGTCCACGCACATTGTGGCGTGTTTGCTGCTCTACCGACACAGACAG GGCGTGGCGCTGTCCAAGCTGGTGGAGGACTTCTTCAACATGAAGGAGGAGGTGCTGTCGCGAGACTTTGACCTGGGCTTTTCGGGCAACTCTGAGGACGTGGTGATGCGTGCCCTGCACTTGTTGGAGAACTGCATTGCCGTCACCAGCGGTGCCAACCGCAATGGCGAGTTCACCATCGCGCCCAACCAGACGGTGCCGGCACTCTTCGAGCTCAACTTCTACAGCAATGGACTCTTTCACGTCTTCATCGCTGACGCTGTCGTCG CCTGCAGCATCCTGTCCTTGCAGCGGGAGCAGACAACTGAGTCGGAGTCGGCACAACAAGACCTGAGCACTCTCTTCGCCAGTTTCCCTATCAGTCAGGAGAAGCTGATCCGCAAAGCTGCCGGTCTCTCGCACTTCCTGGTCAACGAGGTGGCCGTGGCCTCG CCCTGTCAGACCGTCTACCAGGTGTTCCACGACGCTGTAACTCGTCTGATCCAATATGGCGTCCTCTACGTGGCGGAG GAGGACCAGGAGGAGCTGAGTCCAAGTCCCACGGAAGAACCCTGGCCCAAAAAGTTCCCTGAGCCACTCTCCTGGAGGAGTGACGAGGAGGATGAAGACAGCGACTTTGGAGAGGAGCAGCGAGATCGCTACTTGAAG GTGAGCCTCTCGGAGGAGCACCAGGAGTTCTTCGTGTTCCTGCAGAGGCTCCTTAGCCCCGTGATGGAGGCGTATAGCGGCGCTGCCATTTTCGTGCACAGTTTGAGTCAGCCCATGGCCGAGCACGAGTACACGCAGCGGCTATTCAGATACCTGCTCACGCGCACCGAAAGGGGGATCGCTGCTTACG GTGAAAGCGCAACTCATTACCTGGTGAAGAACACAGTGAGGACATTCAAAGATCTTGGG GTCCTCAAGGAGCGACGGGAAAACCACGTGAACACACTGCAGCTGAGTGCCACCTTCCTACCTCAGGCCAACCGCAACAAACTGCTGCAGTACATTTTAGGCTTCACCCTCCTGTGA
- the gpam gene encoding glycerol-3-phosphate acyltransferase 1, mitochondrial isoform X1 has product MEVSDGLLLQVNNGEQWCNQWKRPNDDSDRSTSPSVLRCMAATWKEGLLNRKRPFVGRCCHSCTPQSWEKLFNPSIPSLGLRNVIYINETHTSGNSNLGYKVFGGVCRQRGWLARQLSYVLFVMERDVHKDMFPRNVVENVLNSNSVESAILSVASDDVVCERSRSVRKVKQKARRFLQQMVASVSPAFIRLTGWVLLRLFNGFFWSIQIHKGQLEMVKKAAVEHNVPMVFLPVHKSHIDYLLITLILFCHNIKAPHIAAGNNLSIPILSTLIRKLGGFFIRRKMEESGDGKKDVLYRSLLYAYTEELLRQRQFLEIYLEGTRSRSGKASTARAGMLSIVVDALATASVGDVLVVPVGISYDRIIEGNYNSEQLGKPKENESLWGIACGVFRMLRKNYGCVRVDFNQPFSLKEYLDSQRNRHIAPPLSLEHTLMPTIIDAQPDAQPFEHQDEGQQNRELPEDLCRRQLINNLAKHVLFTANKSSAIMSTHIVACLLLYRHRQGVALSKLVEDFFNMKEEVLSRDFDLGFSGNSEDVVMRALHLLENCIAVTSGANRNGEFTIAPNQTVPALFELNFYSNGLFHVFIADAVVACSILSLQREQTTESESAQQDLSTLFASFPISQEKLIRKAAGLSHFLVNEVAVASPCQTVYQVFHDAVTRLIQYGVLYVAEEDQEELSPSPTEEPWPKKFPEPLSWRSDEEDEDSDFGEEQRDRYLKVSLSEEHQEFFVFLQRLLSPVMEAYSGAAIFVHSLSQPMAEHEYTQRLFRYLLTRTERGIAAYGESATHYLVKNTVRTFKDLGVLKERRENHVNTLQLSATFLPQANRNKLLQYILGFTLL; this is encoded by the exons ATGGAGGTGTCAGACGGCTTGCTGCTCCAGGTCAACAATGGCGAGCAGTGGTGTAACCAATGGAAGCGGCCGAACGACGATTCT GACCGTAGCACCAGTCCGTCCGTCCTGCGTTGCATGGCCGCCACGTGGAAGGAGGGTCTCCTCAACAGGAAGAGGCCATTCGTAGGCCGCTGCTGCCATTCGTGCACGCCGCAGAGCTGG GAGAAGTTGTTCAATCCTAGTATTCCTTCGCTGGGTTTACGTAATGTCATCTACATCAATGAGACCCACACCAG TGGAAATTCCAATTTAGGATACAAGGTTTTTGGCGGTGTGTGCAGGCAGCGTGGCTGGTTGGCCCGGCAGCTGAGCTACGTCCTTTTTGTCATGGAACGAGACGTGCACAAGGACATGTTCCCCCGGAATGTGGTTGAGAACGTGCTCAACAGCAACAG TGTGGAGAGCGCCATATTGAGCGTGGCGTCCGACGACGTTGTTTGCGAGCGCAGCAGGTCTGTCAGGAAGGTCAAGCAAAAAGCACGACGCTTCCTCCAGCAGATGGTGGCCAGCGTTTCGCCAGCTTTCATCAG GCTAACAGGCTGGGTTCTCCTGAGGCTCTTCAATGGTTTCTTCTGGAGCATTCAGATCCACAAGGGTCAGCTGGAAATGGTCAAGAAGGCAGCAGTAGAG CACAACGTTCCCATGGTCTTCCTGCCTGTTCACAAGTCGCACATCGACTACCTTCTCATCACTCTGATTCTCTTTTGCCACAACATCAAAGCACCGCACATCGCCGCCGGCAACAACCTCAGCATTCCCATCCTCAG CACCCTGATCCGGAAATTGGGAGGATTCTTCATACGGCGGAAAATGGAGGAGTCCGGGGATGGAAAGAAAGATGTTTTGTACAGATCGCTCTTGTACGCT TACACAGAGGAGCTTTTGCGTCAGCGACAGTTCTTGGAAATCTACCTGGAGGGCACACGCTCCCGTAGCGGCAAAGCGTCCACGGCGCGCGCCGGCATGCTGTCCATCGTGGTGGACGCCCTGGCCACCGCTTCCGTCGGCGACGTGCTGGTGGTGCCGGTGGGCATCTCGTACGACCGCATCATTGAGGGAAACTACAACAGCGAGCAGCTG GGCAAACCCAAGGAGAACGAGAGCTTGTGGGGGATCGCGTGCGGCGTTTTCAGGATGCTGAGGAAGAACTACGGCTGTGTTCGCGTGGACTTCAACCAGCCGTTTTCCTTGAAG GAGTACCTGGACAGTCAGAGAAACCGTCACATTGCGCCGCCGTTGTCTCTTGAGCACACGTTGATGCCCACCATCATAGATGCTCA GCCCGACGCTCAGCCGTTTGAGCATCAGGACGAGGGCCAGCAGAACCGAGAGCTCCCCGAAGATCTGTGTCGACGACAGCTGATTAACAACCTCGCCAAGCACGTTCTTTTCA CTGCTAACAAGTCATCCGCCATCATGTCCACGCACATTGTGGCGTGTTTGCTGCTCTACCGACACAGACAG GGCGTGGCGCTGTCCAAGCTGGTGGAGGACTTCTTCAACATGAAGGAGGAGGTGCTGTCGCGAGACTTTGACCTGGGCTTTTCGGGCAACTCTGAGGACGTGGTGATGCGTGCCCTGCACTTGTTGGAGAACTGCATTGCCGTCACCAGCGGTGCCAACCGCAATGGCGAGTTCACCATCGCGCCCAACCAGACGGTGCCGGCACTCTTCGAGCTCAACTTCTACAGCAATGGACTCTTTCACGTCTTCATCGCTGACGCTGTCGTCG CCTGCAGCATCCTGTCCTTGCAGCGGGAGCAGACAACTGAGTCGGAGTCGGCACAACAAGACCTGAGCACTCTCTTCGCCAGTTTCCCTATCAGTCAGGAGAAGCTGATCCGCAAAGCTGCCGGTCTCTCGCACTTCCTGGTCAACGAGGTGGCCGTGGCCTCG CCCTGTCAGACCGTCTACCAGGTGTTCCACGACGCTGTAACTCGTCTGATCCAATATGGCGTCCTCTACGTGGCGGAG GAGGACCAGGAGGAGCTGAGTCCAAGTCCCACGGAAGAACCCTGGCCCAAAAAGTTCCCTGAGCCACTCTCCTGGAGGAGTGACGAGGAGGATGAAGACAGCGACTTTGGAGAGGAGCAGCGAGATCGCTACTTGAAG GTGAGCCTCTCGGAGGAGCACCAGGAGTTCTTCGTGTTCCTGCAGAGGCTCCTTAGCCCCGTGATGGAGGCGTATAGCGGCGCTGCCATTTTCGTGCACAGTTTGAGTCAGCCCATGGCCGAGCACGAGTACACGCAGCGGCTATTCAGATACCTGCTCACGCGCACCGAAAGGGGGATCGCTGCTTACG GTGAAAGCGCAACTCATTACCTGGTGAAGAACACAGTGAGGACATTCAAAGATCTTGGG GTCCTCAAGGAGCGACGGGAAAACCACGTGAACACACTGCAGCTGAGTGCCACCTTCCTACCTCAGGCCAACCGCAACAAACTGCTGCAGTACATTTTAGGCTTCACCCTCCTGTGA